From one Plectropomus leopardus isolate mb chromosome 8, YSFRI_Pleo_2.0, whole genome shotgun sequence genomic stretch:
- the ampd2b gene encoding AMP deaminase 2 isoform X2, whose translation MSSNLPPGTTTGAKSKPLSPFRKRGSLQYAASTADLRGARHLLTTQHSLPGIPVALKQSIDLRTSMDGKYKEIAEELFSRTLAESEMRSAPYEFPEDSPIEQLEERRHRLERQISQDVKFEPDILLRAKQEFMKTDSATDLEYMKEQSQAPDLQERELVPEREYQRVSISGEEKCGVPFTDLLDAAKCVVKALFIRQKYMGLSLQSFCRTTARYLQELSERPLDLDIYEEEIPETAVTADATVHPPVSETHPYENQDPASMPHDMGYGCKMVDGVMHVYTTRNIMEKSTELELPYPDLQEYIADMNVMMALIINGPVKSFCYRRLQYLSSKFQMHILLNEMKELAAQKKVPHRDFYNIRKVDTHIHASSCMNQKHLLRFIKRAMKKYPKEIVHVERGKGQTLMEVFESMNLTAFDLSVDTLDMHADRNTFHRFDKFNAKYNPIGESILREIFIKTDNYIEGKYFGHIIKEVMADLEESKYQNVELRLSIYGRSRDEWDKLAKWAVKHRVYSSNVRWLVQVPRLFDVYHTKKQLCNFQEMLENIFMPLFEVTVDPGSHPELHLFLQHVVGFDSVDDESKPEQHIFNLDSPLPVNWTEEDNPPYSYYLYYMYANMTVLNHLRRLRGFHTLVLRPHCGEAGPIHHLVSGFMLSENISHGLLLRKAPVLQYLYYLAQIGIAMSPLSNNSLFLSYHRNPLPEYLSRGLMVSLSTDDPLQFHFTKEPLMEEYSIAAQVWKLSSCDMCELARNSVLMSGFSHRVKSSWLGPKYVMEGQESNDIRRTNVPDIRVAYRYETMCEELNLITQAIRTDELETIEEEGSLCMGAVQGEK comes from the exons CTGATCTCCGTGGCGCCCGCCACCTCCTCACTACCCAGCATTCCTTGCCTGGGATCCCTGTGGCCTTAAAACAATCCATTGACCTGCGTACATCTATGGACGGGAAGTACAAGGAGATTGCTGAG GAGCTGTTCTCCCGCACTCTGGCAGAGAGTGAGATGCGCAGCGCCCCCTATGAATTTCCTGAAGATAGTCCCATTGAACAGCTGGAAGAGAGACGTCATCGACTTGAGCGACAGATCAGCCAAGATGTAAA GTTTGAACCCGACATCCTCCTACGAGCCAAACAGGAGTTCATGAAGACTGACAGCGCCACAGATCTTGA atACATGAAGGAGCAGAGTCAAGCACCCgacctgcaggagagagagcTGGTTCCAGAGAGAGAGTACCAGCGAGTCTCTATTTCTGGAGAGGAGAAATGTGGG GTTCCCTTCACAGATCTGTTGGATGCAGCCAAATGTGTGGTTAAGGCTCTGTTCATCAGACAGAAGTATATGGGTCTGTCGCTGCAGAGTTTCTGCAGAACCACCGCTCGTTATCTTCAGGAGCTGAGTGAGAGACCTCTGGACTTAGATATCTATGAGGAGGAGATCCCAGAGACCGCAGTCACTGCAG ATGCCACAGTGCACCCACCTGTTTCTGAAACACACCCCTATGAGAACCAGGACCCTGCCAGCATGCCCCATGACATGGGTTACGGCTGCAAGATGGTGGATGGTGTCATGCATGTGTACACCACAAGGAACATTATGGAAAA GAGCACAGAGCTGGAGCTGCCTTATCCAGACCTGCAGGAGTACATCGCTGATATGAACGTCATGATGGCCCTCATTATCAACGGACCAGT AAAGTCGTTCTGCTACCGTCGTCTGCAGTATCTTAGCTCCAAGTTCCAGATGCACATCCTGCTAAATGAGATGAAAgagctggcagcacagaagaaagTCCCACATCGAGACTTTTACAATATCCGTAAG gttgacacacacattcacgctTCATCCTGCATGAACCAGAAGCACCTTCTTCGTTTTATCAAAAGGGCCATGAAGAAGTATCCGAAAGAGATTGTGCATGTGGAAAGAGGAAAAGGTCAGACGCTCATGGAGGTGTTTGAGTCCATGAACCTGACCGCCTTTGACCTCAGCGTAGACACCCTGGACATGCATGCA GACCGTAACACTTTCCATCGCTTTGACAAGTTCAACGCCAAATACAATCCCATCGGCGAGTCCATCCTGAGAGAAATCTTCATCAAAACAGACAACTACATTGAGGGGAAATATTTTGGTCACATCATTAAG GAGGTGATGGCAGACCTGGAGGAGAGCAAGTACCAGAATGTGGAGCTCAGGCTGTCGATATACGGACGCTCCAGAGACGAGTGGGACAAACTGGCCAAGTGGGCTGTGAAACATCGAGTGTACTCCAGTAATGTGCGCTGGCTTGTGCAAGTGCCACGACTCTT TGATGTTTACCACACCAAGAAACAGCTTTGCAACTTCCAAGAGATGCTGGAGAACATCTTCATGCCTCTGTTTGAGGTTACAGTCGACCCCGGCAGCCATCCAGAGCTGCACCTCTTCCTTCAGCAC GTTGTGGGTTTTGATAGTGTGGACGATGAGTCAAAACCAGAGCAACATATCTTCAACCTGGACAGTCCACTGCCAGTCAACTGGACAGAGGAGGACAACCCTCCCTACTCCTACTACCTCTACTATATGTATGCAAACATGACGGTGTTGAATCACCTGCGCAG gcTGCGGGGGTTTCACACGCTCGTCCTTCGTCCTCACTGTGGGGAGGCGGGGCCGATACATCACCTGGTGTCTGGTTTCATGCTGTCAGAGAACATTTCTCACGGGCTGCTGCTTAGAAAG GCCCCTGTGCTGCAGTATCTGTACTACTTGGCCCAGATAGGTATCGCCATGTCCCCTCTCAGCAATAACAGCCTGTTCCTCAGCTACCATCGTAACCCGCTGCCGGAGTACCTGTCCAGAGGCCTTATGGTTTCTCTCTCCACAGACGACCCTCTGCAGTTTCACTTCACCAAG GAGCCCTTGATGGAAGAGTACAGCATCGCTGCTCAGGTGTGGAAGCTGAGTTCCTGTGACATGTGTGAACTGGCCAGAAACAGCGTGCTGATGAGCGGATTCTCTCATAGG GTGAAGAGCTCCTGGCTCGGCCCAAAGTACGTCATGGAGGGGCAGGAGAGTAATGACATCAGGCGCACAAACGTTCCTGACATCCGTGTTGCGTACCGTTATGAGACCATGTGTGAGGAGTTGAATTTAATCACACAGGCCATTCGCACAGACGAGCTGGAGACCATCGAGGAGGAGGGTAGTCTGTGCATGGGAGCTGTGCAGGGAGAGAAGTGA